One part of the Sus scrofa isolate TJ Tabasco breed Duroc chromosome 8, Sscrofa11.1, whole genome shotgun sequence genome encodes these proteins:
- the APELA gene encoding apelin receptor early endogenous ligand — protein sequence MRFRQFFLVFFIFMMNLLLICGQRPANLAVRRKLHRHNCLQRRCMPLHSRVPFP from the exons ATGAGGTTTCGACAgttctttttagtattttttatttttatgatgaatCTTCTACTTATCTGCGGACAGAGACCAG CTAATTTGGCAGTAAGAAGAAAGTTGCACAGACACAACTGTCTTCAGAGGAGGTGCATGCCTCTCCATTCACGGGTGCCTTTCCCCtga